In the Hordeum vulgare subsp. vulgare chromosome 7H, MorexV3_pseudomolecules_assembly, whole genome shotgun sequence genome, one interval contains:
- the LOC123410223 gene encoding probable aldo-keto reductase 1 — protein sequence MEQSQMARVKLGTQGLEVSRIGFGCMGLTGVYNDPVPEDAGVAIIRRAFDAGVTFFDTADAYGPHTNEVLLGKVKILLLSKVEYDVFVLWAYRSN from the exons ATGGAGCAGAGCCAGATGGCTAGAGTGAAGCTTGGCACGCAGGGCCTCGAG GTGTCCAGGATCGGGTTCGGATGCATGGGTCTCACCGGCGTGTACAACGATCCGGTGCCGGAGGATGCTGGCGTCGCCATCATACGGCGCGCCTTCGACGCCGGCGTCACCTTCTTCGACACCGCCGATGCTTATGGGCCACACACCAACGAGGTCCTACTTGGAAAGGTCAAAATCCTCCTCCTCTCCAAAGTCGAATATGATGTGTTTGTGCTTTGGGCATACAGGTCGAATTAG